A genomic region of Plasmodium malariae genome assembly, chromosome: 14 contains the following coding sequences:
- the PmUG01_14010200 gene encoding Plasmodium exported protein, unknown function codes for MIIFFIRAFIFSCLIWIFKYSDESNICDKTRNKELNINNILNIKYSRLLSSEIRASLVDKHKCLKEKIYDLKRKSTASFEKKPYALKQDNFFQEEDNESIYNYTYQEELNYFIPRKKPQKHGASNVKNNLKEKSPTLKHYNNIQNNNKLYKSLEKLYSGNDSSLDNISSSNKRNCIIKKNKINFSLNYDHKHPIRSAIFFFFTIMITLPFYLLTPIFVLYFYIRKCLK; via the exons atgatcattttttttattagagcctttattttttcctgtcTAATATGGATATTCAAATATTCTGATGAG TCAAATATCTGCGATAAAACTCGGAACAAGGAATTGAacataaataacatattaaatattaaatatagcaGATTGTTAAGCAGTGAAATAAGAGCATCGCTGGTAGATAAacataaatgtttaaaagaaaaaatatatgatttaaaaagaaaaagtactgcatcatttgaaaaaaaaccATATGCATTAAAGCAAGATAACTTTTTTCAAGAAGAAGATAATGAATCAATATACAATTATACGTATCAAGAAGaattgaattattttattccaCGTAAAAAACCTCAAAAACATGGAGCTTCTAacgttaaaaataatttaaaagaaaaatctcctacattaaaacattataataatattcagAACAATAATAAACTATACAAATCTTTAGAAAAGTTATACTCAGGGAATGATTCATCTTTAGACAACATCAGCTCAAGTAATAAACGtaattgtattattaaaaaaaataaaattaattttagtttAAATTATGATCATAAACATCCAATAAGATCtgcgattttttttttctttactatCATGATAACACTTCCGTTTTATCTTTTAACTCCgatttttgttttgtatttttatatccgAAAATGcctaaaataa